Proteins co-encoded in one Candidatus Hydrogenedentota bacterium genomic window:
- a CDS encoding phytase codes for MRNICLNLACLLGVVMGHAQAVSVPATLETDPVPSADDAADDACFWVHPTNPEMSTVIGTDKEGGLVVYGLDGKQIQYAPDGKMNNVDIRYGFAVGGAPADVVVASNRSDDSLAVYTVDAPARTLRSAGSIDTGMEEVYGLCMYRSAKSGSYYVFVNSKAGAVQQWKLNATADGRITGELARSFSVGSQTEGCVADDDTGVFYIGEEDVAIWRYGAEPDAGTDRIQVDSVKPDGHLTADIEGLTIYYAPGTTGYLIASSQGDSTFAVYEREGGNKYLGSFQVVASDGIDAVTGSDGIDVLSTALGPRFAQGVFVTQDDANDGANQNFKLVAWESIAKAMKPALTIEPSRSPRR; via the coding sequence ATGCGCAATATTTGTCTGAATCTAGCTTGTCTCCTGGGCGTCGTTATGGGCCATGCACAAGCCGTCTCCGTGCCGGCGACGCTCGAGACCGATCCCGTTCCGAGTGCGGACGACGCGGCGGACGATGCGTGTTTCTGGGTGCATCCGACAAACCCGGAAATGAGCACGGTCATCGGCACCGACAAGGAGGGCGGGCTGGTTGTATATGGTCTCGACGGCAAGCAGATTCAATATGCGCCCGACGGCAAAATGAATAATGTGGATATCCGGTATGGGTTCGCGGTGGGCGGTGCGCCGGCAGACGTTGTGGTCGCGAGCAACCGCTCGGACGACAGCCTCGCGGTCTACACGGTGGATGCGCCGGCGCGCACGTTGCGCTCGGCCGGTTCGATTGATACGGGTATGGAGGAGGTGTACGGACTGTGCATGTACCGCAGCGCGAAGTCCGGGTCCTATTACGTATTCGTAAACTCGAAGGCGGGTGCGGTGCAGCAGTGGAAGTTGAACGCGACCGCGGACGGCCGCATCACCGGGGAACTGGCGCGATCGTTTTCTGTAGGCAGTCAGACGGAGGGTTGCGTGGCCGACGACGACACAGGGGTATTCTATATCGGCGAAGAAGACGTAGCGATTTGGCGGTACGGCGCAGAACCTGACGCGGGAACGGACCGCATACAGGTGGACTCCGTGAAACCGGACGGCCACCTAACCGCGGACATCGAAGGCCTTACGATTTATTACGCGCCCGGCACGACGGGCTACCTCATCGCGTCGAGCCAGGGAGACAGCACCTTTGCGGTGTACGAGCGCGAAGGCGGCAACAAGTACCTTGGTTCGTTCCAGGTTGTCGCATCGGATGGAATCGACGCCGTTACGGGATCGGACGGGATCGATGTATTGAGCACAGCGCTGGGACCGCGCTTCGCCCAGGGCGTGTTCGTCACGCAGGACGACGCGAATGACGGGGCGAACCAGAACTTCAAGCTGGTGGCGTGGGAGTCCATCGCAAAGGCGATGAAACCCGCCTTGACCATTGAACCGTCTCGCAGTCCCCGACGGTAG
- a CDS encoding inorganic diphosphatase: MRFIAATLIAISVICGTYSLIHMVAAAEFEHPLPPIQQACEVFSKGLGSLDFMTYAGPKHLIDGYPARNEDGTVNVVVEIPAGTGSKWEVKADGNLHWDIKAGKPRIVQYLPYPCNYGMIPGTSAADGDPIDAVILGPAVPRGSIVPTRIIGLLKLTDKGEQDDKIVTVMDDTPLAHITTISQLQAEFPGICEILEEWFVNYKGPGAMPFGGMGDAGEADAALRAVLKEAAAAP; encoded by the coding sequence ATGCGCTTCATCGCTGCAACGCTGATCGCGATTTCGGTAATTTGCGGGACGTACTCGCTTATCCACATGGTGGCTGCCGCCGAGTTCGAACACCCGCTTCCGCCGATCCAGCAAGCGTGCGAAGTATTCTCGAAAGGACTGGGGTCACTGGACTTCATGACGTACGCGGGTCCCAAGCACTTGATCGACGGGTATCCGGCGCGAAATGAGGATGGCACTGTCAATGTGGTGGTTGAAATACCGGCCGGCACCGGCTCGAAGTGGGAAGTGAAGGCCGACGGTAACTTGCACTGGGACATCAAGGCGGGTAAACCGCGGATCGTGCAATATCTGCCCTATCCATGCAATTACGGGATGATTCCGGGGACGAGCGCCGCCGATGGCGATCCGATAGACGCAGTCATACTGGGTCCCGCGGTGCCGCGGGGAAGCATCGTACCGACCCGCATTATCGGCCTACTAAAGTTGACGGACAAAGGCGAGCAGGATGACAAGATTGTGACAGTGATGGACGATACGCCGCTTGCACACATTACGACGATCTCTCAATTGCAGGCCGAGTTTCCCGGCATATGCGAGATTCTTGAGGAGTGGTTCGTGAACTACAAGGGGCCCGGCGCAATGCCGTTTGGGGGAATGGGGGACGCCGGAGAAGCCGATGCGGCGCTTCGCGCGGTACTGAAGGAGGCAGCCGCCGCACCGTAA
- a CDS encoding cellulase family glycosylhydrolase produces MPRLATSLLAAAALIGAALADVPITVGDGGAILRDGKPYRAFGVNYYNAFMRHLRDPANTSFRDGFGELGSLRIPFARFAACGFFPDDMKLYVDNKEEYFARLDAVVKCAEENNVGLVPSLFWYNACLPDLVGEPRNQWGNPESKTIAFMREYTRDVVSRYVASPAIWMWEFGNEYDLAVDLPNAADHRPGVNLKRGTPLARSEADDLRFDMATTAFREFAKAVREIDPHRPITTGNSLPRASSYNQRAESKWIPDTREQFTSQLIDFNPDPCNVLSVHIYPPDHEKRFDQRSTSFDELLALAMDASRNSGKPLFIGEWGARDDQEGPPRDAARRDNFEMITAIDRNNVPLAALWVYDLPDQESFANVTSTNGRKYLLKAIELANHRIAANVDGSRRVDIAGGNWLGSLLDFVYNKGRSGNGFNPLQHTRFRGENLYRDDGTGLYFEHIFNGTAKDAAISMFTPNNDEHSVVRIDAATAVMKHPADASAWGVESEMRYTLNGGAVDMEFRATPTRDQFPLGYCAFMWASYMNHTRDRRIYFYGLNGDTKGWLSFGDDTSATPEGFETGTIACKGVPDLPYEEGAKTLNVLENPTKKFILPFYYGLVDGDGDMTTSDDTMAYVMMFDQRETMRFALWNFIKNASGKQDTHSPAWDWQFVIRNPEVGKTYGYKARVLYIPFTSREDIRAEYERWAGGPGAG; encoded by the coding sequence ATGCCTCGACTCGCCACAAGTTTGCTCGCCGCCGCGGCCCTGATCGGGGCGGCGCTTGCCGATGTGCCGATTACAGTCGGAGACGGCGGCGCCATCCTGCGAGACGGCAAGCCGTACCGTGCGTTCGGCGTGAATTACTACAACGCATTCATGCGCCATCTGCGCGACCCCGCCAACACGAGCTTCCGTGACGGCTTCGGCGAACTCGGCTCGCTCAGGATTCCGTTCGCCCGCTTCGCCGCATGCGGCTTCTTCCCTGACGACATGAAGCTCTATGTGGATAACAAAGAGGAATACTTCGCGCGGCTCGATGCGGTTGTGAAATGCGCCGAGGAGAATAACGTCGGGCTCGTGCCGAGTCTGTTCTGGTACAACGCATGCCTCCCCGATCTCGTGGGCGAACCGCGCAACCAGTGGGGCAATCCCGAAAGCAAGACCATTGCGTTCATGCGCGAGTACACGCGCGATGTCGTGTCGCGCTATGTCGCGTCGCCCGCAATTTGGATGTGGGAATTCGGCAACGAATACGACCTCGCCGTCGACCTGCCGAACGCCGCGGACCACCGGCCCGGCGTGAATTTGAAACGCGGCACGCCGCTGGCGCGCAGCGAAGCCGATGACCTGCGCTTCGACATGGCGACGACCGCCTTTCGCGAATTCGCCAAGGCCGTGCGCGAAATCGATCCGCACCGGCCCATCACGACGGGAAACAGTTTGCCGCGCGCGTCGTCGTACAACCAACGCGCCGAGTCGAAATGGATACCGGATACCCGCGAGCAGTTCACCAGCCAGTTGATTGACTTCAACCCCGATCCGTGCAATGTACTCTCCGTCCACATTTATCCGCCAGACCACGAAAAGCGGTTCGACCAGCGGTCAACCTCGTTTGACGAACTTCTCGCCCTCGCCATGGACGCCTCGCGCAACTCCGGCAAGCCGCTGTTCATCGGCGAATGGGGCGCGCGCGACGATCAGGAAGGCCCGCCACGGGACGCCGCCCGGCGCGACAACTTCGAAATGATCACCGCGATCGACCGCAACAACGTGCCGCTGGCAGCGTTGTGGGTGTACGACCTGCCGGACCAGGAGTCCTTCGCGAACGTGACCTCGACCAACGGTCGAAAGTACTTGCTCAAGGCGATTGAATTGGCCAATCACCGCATCGCTGCGAACGTGGACGGGTCGCGCCGCGTCGATATCGCCGGCGGCAATTGGCTTGGATCCCTCCTGGATTTCGTCTACAACAAGGGCCGCTCGGGCAATGGATTCAATCCCTTGCAGCACACGAGATTTCGCGGCGAAAACCTCTATCGCGACGACGGTACCGGCCTCTACTTCGAGCATATCTTCAACGGCACGGCGAAGGACGCCGCGATTTCGATGTTCACGCCGAACAACGACGAGCATTCCGTCGTTCGGATCGACGCCGCCACCGCGGTGATGAAGCATCCCGCGGACGCGTCGGCCTGGGGCGTCGAGAGCGAAATGCGGTACACGTTGAACGGTGGCGCCGTGGACATGGAATTCCGCGCGACGCCCACACGCGATCAATTCCCGCTGGGATATTGCGCCTTCATGTGGGCGAGTTACATGAATCATACGCGCGACCGGCGTATTTACTTCTACGGTTTGAACGGCGACACCAAAGGTTGGCTGTCGTTTGGGGATGACACCTCCGCGACTCCCGAAGGGTTCGAGACGGGCACCATCGCCTGCAAAGGCGTTCCCGATCTCCCTTACGAAGAAGGCGCAAAGACGTTGAACGTGCTCGAGAACCCAACGAAGAAATTTATCCTTCCGTTCTACTACGGCCTCGTTGACGGCGATGGCGACATGACAACGTCGGATGACACCATGGCCTACGTCATGATGTTCGACCAACGCGAGACCATGCGCTTCGCGCTCTGGAATTTCATCAAGAACGCATCGGGCAAACAGGATACGCATTCCCCCGCGTGGGACTGGCAGTTCGTCATCCGCAACCCCGAAGTGGGCAAGACCTACGGATACAAAGCGCGCGTGCTGTACATTCCGTTCACGTCGCGCGAGGATATAAGAGCAGAGTACGAGCGCTGGGCAGGTGGGCCGGGTGCCGGGTAA
- the rimK gene encoding 30S ribosomal protein S6--L-glutamate ligase: MKIVILSRDAKLYSTRRLAVAAQRRGHAVRVIDPLRCYMNIAADQPTIHYRGRELDVVDAIVPRIAPAHTFYGTAVVRQFEIMGVHSLNGAAAITVSRDKLHSLQLLARHGVEMPVTGFAHSPDDTEDLVDLVGGAPLVIKLVQGTQGNGVVLAETPNAAESVIAAFRGLDAQFLVQEFVEESRGVDIRCIVLNGEVVAAMLRRAGDGEFRANLHRGGKAEPIAITDQEREIACRAASILGLDFAGVDILRANRGPVVLEVNSSPGLEGIETVTGLDIAGMVVGHLERVVLGTEAARN, encoded by the coding sequence ATGAAAATCGTCATCCTATCGCGAGACGCGAAACTATATTCGACGCGCCGGCTGGCCGTGGCCGCGCAGCGGCGCGGTCACGCGGTGCGCGTAATCGATCCGTTGCGCTGCTATATGAACATTGCCGCGGACCAGCCGACGATACATTACCGCGGCCGGGAACTCGATGTCGTGGACGCGATTGTGCCGCGCATCGCCCCGGCGCACACGTTTTACGGTACGGCGGTGGTGCGTCAGTTCGAGATTATGGGCGTGCACAGCCTGAACGGCGCCGCGGCCATCACGGTCTCGCGCGACAAGTTGCACAGCCTGCAATTGCTCGCGCGGCACGGCGTCGAGATGCCGGTGACGGGGTTCGCGCATTCGCCGGACGATACGGAGGACCTGGTCGATCTCGTCGGCGGCGCGCCGCTGGTGATTAAACTCGTTCAGGGTACGCAGGGCAACGGCGTTGTGTTGGCGGAGACGCCTAACGCGGCCGAGAGCGTGATCGCCGCTTTTCGCGGGCTGGACGCGCAGTTTCTCGTGCAAGAGTTCGTTGAGGAGTCGCGCGGTGTCGATATCCGGTGCATCGTACTGAACGGCGAGGTGGTTGCCGCGATGCTGCGCAGGGCGGGCGATGGCGAGTTTCGCGCGAACCTGCATCGCGGAGGCAAGGCGGAACCGATCGCGATCACGGATCAGGAACGCGAAATCGCGTGCCGCGCCGCGAGCATTCTCGGTTTGGATTTCGCGGGGGTCGACATCCTGCGCGCAAACCGTGGGCCGGTGGTGCTCGAGGTCAATTCATCCCCGGGCCTCGAAGGTATCGAGACGGTTACCGGATTGGATATCGCGGGGATGGTCGTGGGCCACCTTGAACGCGTGGTGCTTGGGACGGAAGCGGCGCGAAATTAG
- a CDS encoding DUF1559 domain-containing protein: MRKRRGFTLIELLVVIAIIAILAAILLPALARAREAARRASCQNNLKQMGIVFKMFANEAKGEKWPRLGLQENLEAKEYRDDPSGTVPWQDWDLDAQNIPSGVQLYPEYLTDANILFCPSDSENAQDYLDCSGTPPRGAWCEGTEGNLPASHPLWGTLAPGAFEDASYVYRAWMTENVDVYGTMMTITMGLPEYGMMNLEGGIGDWVDDFGGDLDSFYKTLEDDITVSDWNPAQIAAHVSDFTGITITVMGNGGGDTIHRLREGIERFLITDINNPAGSAHAQSDVPVMWDNIGSGALVPPPLGYEKEEGATQFNHIPGGCNILFMDGHVEFAKYPNEDKIATSVLSAAIGYNYASWDK, from the coding sequence ATGCGCAAACGAAGAGGGTTTACGTTGATTGAACTACTGGTGGTGATCGCGATCATCGCCATTTTGGCGGCGATTTTGTTGCCAGCGCTGGCTCGCGCCCGCGAGGCGGCGCGCCGGGCTTCGTGCCAGAACAATCTCAAGCAGATGGGAATTGTATTCAAGATGTTCGCCAACGAGGCCAAGGGCGAGAAGTGGCCACGGCTCGGGCTTCAGGAGAACCTCGAGGCCAAGGAGTACCGTGACGATCCGAGCGGGACGGTGCCGTGGCAGGATTGGGACCTGGATGCACAGAACATTCCGTCCGGGGTGCAGTTGTATCCCGAGTATCTGACGGACGCGAACATTCTGTTCTGCCCGTCGGACAGCGAAAACGCGCAGGACTACCTCGATTGCTCGGGCACGCCGCCGCGCGGCGCGTGGTGCGAAGGCACGGAAGGCAACCTTCCGGCGAGCCACCCGCTATGGGGGACGCTCGCGCCTGGCGCGTTCGAGGACGCGAGCTACGTGTATCGCGCATGGATGACCGAGAACGTGGACGTCTATGGGACGATGATGACGATTACGATGGGTCTGCCGGAATACGGCATGATGAATCTCGAGGGAGGAATTGGCGACTGGGTCGACGATTTCGGCGGCGACCTGGATTCCTTCTACAAGACGCTCGAAGATGACATCACGGTAAGCGATTGGAACCCGGCGCAAATTGCGGCGCATGTTTCGGACTTCACGGGAATCACGATTACCGTCATGGGCAACGGAGGGGGTGACACGATTCACCGTCTCCGCGAAGGCATCGAGCGCTTCCTCATCACGGATATCAACAATCCGGCGGGTTCGGCGCACGCGCAAAGCGACGTTCCCGTGATGTGGGACAATATCGGGTCGGGCGCGCTGGTCCCGCCGCCGCTCGGCTACGAAAAAGAAGAGGGCGCAACGCAGTTCAATCACATCCCGGGCGGCTGCAACATCCTGTTTATGGATGGACACGTCGAGTTCGCGAAGTATCCGAACGAAGACAAGATCGCCACCAGCGTGTTGAGCGCAGCTATCGGCTACAACTACGCTTCGTGGGACAAGTAG
- a CDS encoding PAS domain S-box protein: MVVHPMVIVAVAAYAVVVGLWAYTSAVSLARMRASRGTSPFISRLYSVLVIGSTCAVASSIYDIARLVVSTGAFGATPADPLSTVASMAAPFAVNAIALAVVLGVAVRGSLRQIERERRRNERQRQELEALAEQRTAELRETVDRLEADHRELERIDLELRAEHAMLDAVMNTSVGAICVVNTEGRIVFANGMAQAVLGVSAQEAMQRRYDSPEWQPAGLDGSPLPDSEMPFRRVMNARAPVHNMQMRVVGQDGAPRLLEVNGAPLFTMDDEISGVVFLITDITKRRADEELLRDSEKRFRLMVEGLPSGAVFVDQNTIYMNRAAEQLTGYARSELATVDQWFWALYGEASIEARTKYERIRDGGFSQVCVGTIRRKDGESRVIECSGYRSESALVWLLRDITSEARTEEIQRRLKSELLQNRSIGELAVMAEGVAHDCNNILTSILGAAELARHELSADDSARPYIEDIAHEAERAADLCTMMMAYTGDAEQKFEGVDVNSAVKDMVRFMQGSEGVSHRIRIRYNLADSLMNVRADASQIRKVLLALFQNAVDALGDDVGDIEVTTRSWRASEPLAADAYMSEGLPPGEYVQIVVRDTGCGMDPIARAKAFDPFFTTKPDSRGLGLTYALGIVRASSGNIALESVQGRGTTVTVSLPVAYADSVAKESSAPVEDLWCGSGTILVVDDEQNVRLITKRMLEKLGFDVLLASNGGDAMNEISKHPDVAAVILDLTMPTMDGESTFKEIRRSKPDLPVLIASGYDVRKVAGRFPSGVSSFLQKPFPLHVLSAHLRDALTGGTHAATR; the protein is encoded by the coding sequence ATGGTCGTTCACCCGATGGTGATCGTTGCAGTAGCGGCATACGCCGTGGTCGTGGGCCTTTGGGCCTATACCTCCGCCGTGAGTCTCGCGCGAATGCGCGCCTCGCGCGGAACAAGCCCGTTCATATCCCGCCTGTATTCCGTGCTTGTCATCGGGTCGACCTGCGCCGTCGCTTCCAGCATTTACGACATTGCGCGGCTCGTGGTCAGCACAGGCGCCTTTGGCGCCACGCCGGCCGATCCGTTATCCACCGTCGCGTCCATGGCTGCCCCATTCGCGGTGAACGCGATAGCGCTCGCTGTCGTGCTGGGCGTGGCGGTCCGCGGTTCGCTCAGGCAGATCGAGCGCGAACGCCGCAGAAACGAACGCCAGCGCCAGGAACTCGAAGCCCTCGCCGAGCAGCGTACGGCCGAACTGCGCGAGACGGTTGATCGTCTCGAAGCGGACCACCGCGAACTCGAGCGAATCGATCTGGAACTCCGCGCCGAGCACGCCATGCTTGACGCTGTCATGAACACCAGCGTGGGCGCAATCTGCGTCGTGAACACCGAAGGCCGAATCGTGTTCGCCAACGGAATGGCCCAGGCCGTCCTGGGCGTTTCGGCGCAAGAAGCCATGCAGCGGCGCTACGATTCCCCCGAATGGCAGCCTGCCGGCCTGGACGGAAGCCCGCTGCCTGACAGCGAGATGCCCTTCCGCCGCGTCATGAACGCCCGCGCACCCGTGCACAACATGCAGATGAGGGTTGTCGGCCAGGATGGTGCCCCACGGTTGCTGGAAGTTAACGGCGCGCCGCTGTTCACCATGGACGACGAGATTTCCGGAGTCGTCTTCCTGATAACGGACATCACCAAGCGGCGTGCCGACGAAGAATTGTTGCGCGACAGTGAAAAGCGGTTCCGCCTGATGGTCGAAGGCCTGCCGAGCGGGGCCGTCTTCGTCGACCAAAACACAATCTACATGAACCGCGCGGCGGAGCAACTTACCGGATACGCGCGCTCCGAATTGGCGACCGTAGACCAGTGGTTCTGGGCGCTTTACGGCGAAGCCAGCATCGAAGCACGCACCAAATACGAGCGGATTCGCGACGGCGGGTTCAGCCAAGTCTGCGTGGGAACGATCCGCCGGAAAGACGGCGAATCGCGCGTCATCGAATGCAGCGGCTACAGGTCCGAGTCGGCTTTGGTTTGGTTGCTGCGCGACATTACCAGCGAAGCCCGGACCGAGGAAATCCAGCGGCGGCTCAAGTCTGAACTGCTTCAGAACCGATCGATCGGAGAATTGGCCGTCATGGCCGAGGGCGTCGCGCACGACTGCAACAATATCCTTACGAGCATTCTCGGGGCCGCCGAACTCGCCCGGCACGAACTGTCCGCGGACGACAGCGCCCGCCCATATATCGAGGACATCGCGCACGAGGCCGAACGCGCCGCGGACTTGTGCACGATGATGATGGCATACACGGGCGACGCCGAACAGAAATTCGAGGGCGTCGACGTGAACTCGGCCGTGAAGGACATGGTCCGATTCATGCAAGGGTCGGAGGGTGTTTCTCACCGCATTCGCATCCGGTACAACCTCGCCGATTCCTTGATGAATGTTCGGGCCGACGCTTCGCAAATTCGAAAAGTGCTGCTTGCGCTGTTTCAGAACGCGGTTGACGCGTTGGGCGATGACGTGGGCGACATCGAAGTAACCACGCGCTCATGGCGCGCGAGCGAGCCACTTGCCGCGGATGCCTACATGTCGGAAGGGCTGCCGCCAGGCGAGTATGTGCAGATCGTGGTCCGCGACACCGGCTGCGGCATGGACCCGATTGCACGGGCTAAAGCGTTCGATCCCTTCTTTACGACGAAGCCGGACTCGCGCGGCCTCGGGTTGACCTACGCGCTGGGCATCGTTCGCGCGTCGTCCGGCAACATCGCCTTGGAGAGCGTTCAAGGCAGGGGAACGACCGTAACCGTTAGCCTGCCCGTTGCATACGCTGACTCCGTTGCCAAGGAAAGCTCCGCGCCTGTCGAAGATTTGTGGTGCGGCTCGGGGACCATCCTCGTCGTCGACGACGAACAGAACGTGCGATTGATCACCAAACGAATGCTGGAAAAACTCGGGTTTGACGTGTTACTCGCTTCAAACGGCGGCGACGCAATGAACGAGATTTCGAAACACCCGGACGTCGCCGCAGTAATTCTCGATCTGACCATGCCGACGATGGATGGCGAGTCGACGTTTAAGGAGATTCGGCGAAGCAAACCCGATCTGCCGGTGCTCATCGCCTCCGGCTACGACGTGCGAAAAGTAGCGGGCCGGTTTCCCAGCGGCGTATCCAGCTTTCTCCAAAAACCGTTTCCATTGCACGTGCTGTCCGCCCACTTGCGCGACGCGCTGACAGGCGGCACGCACGCAGCCACACGCTAA